One Amaranthus tricolor cultivar Red isolate AtriRed21 chromosome 10, ASM2621246v1, whole genome shotgun sequence genomic window carries:
- the LOC130825353 gene encoding protein MAIN-LIKE 1-like encodes MAGCINVAEVMQLGHRSQAMDTQSTAYYMAIVGSTLLADKTKIGMRPHLILTVNVDQDEIAWGAVTLAHMYRQLGMASRVGCKTIAGCLTLLQTWIYEYFPAFCPHPRQTDVPNKTRAEMWSMPKPGCEINRLRDCRSILDCMMETWVEWTSYMTSPRALLNEHPCTTYIEGITCFDIIEVHLPKRTVRQVGFVQAIPPPPL; translated from the exons ATGGCAGGTTGCATCAACGTTGCTGAAGTTATGCAGTTGGGCCATCGGTCCCAGGCTATGGATACCCAGTCGACAGCCTATTACATGGCTATTGTTGGCTCTACactgctggcggataagaccaaaatcggcatgcgacctcacctgATACTAACCGTCAAcgtcgatcaggatgagatcgcctggggtgcggtgacgctGGCCCACATGTATCGGCAACTGGGAATGGCGTCTAGggttggttgcaagaccattgctggttGCCTGACATTGCttcagacatggatttacgagtactttccGGCTTTCTGCCCTCATCCTCGCCAAACAGAtgtgcctaataagactagggcggagatgtggtccatGCCCAAGCCAGGTTGTGAGATCAACAGGTTGAGGGACTGCAGGAGTATATTAGACTGCATGATGGAAACTTGG gtggaatggacttcGTACATGACTTCTCCAAGGGCATTGCTAAATGAGCACCCATGCACCACCTACATCGagggtatcacttgctttgatatcaTCGAGGTGCATTTGCCGAAGAGGACAGTGCGACAGGTCGGctttgtgcaggctattccccccccccccctatgA